Part of the Kitasatospora sp. NBC_01266 genome, GGTTGTCCTCGACCACCTTCTGCACCCGGGCGTCCAGGCTGGTCACCACGTTGTCGCCGGGCTGGGCCGGGGTGGTGCCCGCGCTGCCGATCACCCGGCCGAGGTTGTCCACCTCCAGCCGGTCGACGCCGGTGGTGCCGCGCAGGTCGTTGTCGTAGACCGACTCCAGGCCGGCCCGGCCGATCTGGTCGCTGGGCAGGTACTTGTTCTTGCCGCTCTGGTTCGCGGTCTTGGTGACCTCGTCGTCGGTGACCGGCGAGAGGTAGCCGAGCACCTGGGCCATGTTGGCGCCGTCCGGCCCGGGGTACTGGCGCAGGGCGGTGGGCTGGGCGGTGATGCCGGGGAAGTCCTCGCCGCGTTCCATTATCTGCATCGCCTGCTGGGTGGTGGCCTGGTCGGTCACCGGGATCGGCTGGTACGGCGAGCCGTTCCAGCAGGGCTGCGGGGTCTTCGCGTCGCAGAGCCGGACCTTGTCCTGGACGTCCTTGGGGTTCATCCCGAGCACCTGGGCGAGCCGGGTCAGCACCGCCTTGCCGTGGTCCTTCTGCTCCAGCAGCGAGGTGCGGCTGACCGAGACCACCAGCTTGGTCTGGTTGCCGGCCAGCACCTGCCCGCTGGCGTCCAGGATCTCGCCGCGGATGGCCGGCGAGACCACCTCGCGGATGTGGTTGTTGGACGCCTGGGCGGTGTACTGGCTGCCGTTGCGGATCTGCAGGTACCACAGCCGCCCGCCGAGCGTGCCGAGCAGCGACAGCACCAGGATCTGCAGGACGACCAGACGGATCGTCACCCGGCGGGTGCGCCCGGTCTCCGGGATGTTGCTCACCTCAAGGACTCCCCTCCGGCAAGGTGGCCAGGACGGTCAGGAACAGTCAGGCCAGAGAACGATCAGGGCCGCGTGCCGCGGAACCGACGACCGGGCGGCCCGGCGGACGGCTCACGGGTGGTGCGGTAGCGGGCGATGGTGCCCAGGCCGGGACCGGTCACCTCGCCGCCGGTCGAGGACGGATCGAGCCGGCGGGCCAGCAGCATCACCACGGGCACCACGAACGGCGCCAGCAGCAGGTCGTAGACGAAGGCGGTGGCCGCCAGCGACGGGAGTCCGACGTGCCGGGCGGCGGTGTCGCCGACCAGCGCGCCGACCCCCGCGTACAGCAGGGTGGAGACCACCGCGGCGCCCGCGACCACCACCAGCGGGGCGAACACCGACCGCTGGCGGCCCGGGTCGGCGCCCAGCAGCCCGGCGCCGTACCCGATCAGGCAGAGCACCAGCGCGTAGCGGCCGATCGCGTGGTCGGAGGGCGGCGCCAGATCGGCCAGCAGCCCGGCGGCGAACCCGGTCAGGCAGCCGGCCGACGGTCCGAAGACCAGCGCCAGTGCGACCACCACCAGCAGCAGCAGGTCCGGGGTGGCCCCGGGCAGCTGGAGCCGGCCCAGCACGCTGACCTGGAGCACCAGGGCGAGCAGGATCAGCGGGGCGGCGAACAGGGCGCGCTTGACGACCATCGGATCAGTCCCCCGTGGGCGAGGCGGACGGCTGGGCAGGCTGCTGCTGCGGCGCGCCGGAGGGCTGCGCCGTGGCGGTGGGCTGGGCCGCCGCCGGCTGGGCGGGCACCGGGGTGGGGCTGGGGCTCGGGACCGGCGGCAGCACCGAGTCCCTGGGGTCGGTGCGCGGCGGCACCACGACCACGCCGACCAGGTCGAGGCTGGTGAACGAGACGAACGGCTGGACCAGCACCGTCTTGGTCAGCTCTCCGGGAGTCGCTTCCACCTGGGTGACCGAACCGACCGGCACGCCCGGCACGAACGGCCGCCCGCTCTGCGAGCCGAAGGTGACCAGCCGGTCGCCCGGCTTGACCTGCGCCTTGCCGTTGAGCAGCTGTACCTTCAGCGGCCCCTGACCCTGGCCGGTGGCGAAGCCGATCTCGCCGCTGCCCTCCATCCGGGCGCCGGCGGTGAAGCCGGGGTCGGTGGCGAGCAGCACGGTGGCGGTGGTCGGGGCGACCGTGGTGACCCGGCCGACCAGGCCCGCGCCGTTGATCACGGTCATGTCCCGCTGCAGGCCGTCGTCGCTGCCGGCGTCGATGGTGATGGTCCAGGAGAAGCCCTGCGCAGCGCCGATGGCGATCACCTGCGCGGCCTTGATGGTGTAGCCGCCGGTGCCGGCGGTCCGCAGCAGGTCGTCCAGTTGCTTGGTGCGTCCGGTGGCGGCGTCGGAGGAGGCGAGCCGCTGGCGCA contains:
- the mreC gene encoding rod shape-determining protein MreC, whose protein sequence is MRDTRESRLLLILLVAVAFALITVDIKGGESSPLNGARRTAADLFGPVERGAAGAVDPIARTVRAIRDSGTEQQRLDRIGEENTELRQRLASSDAATGRTKQLDDLLRTAGTGGYTIKAAQVIAIGAAQGFSWTITIDAGSDDGLQRDMTVINGAGLVGRVTTVAPTTATVLLATDPGFTAGARMEGSGEIGFATGQGQGPLKVQLLNGKAQVKPGDRLVTFGSQSGRPFVPGVPVGSVTQVEATPGELTKTVLVQPFVSFTSLDLVGVVVVPPRTDPRDSVLPPVPSPSPTPVPAQPAAAQPTATAQPSGAPQQQPAQPSASPTGD
- the mreD gene encoding rod shape-determining protein MreD, coding for MVVKRALFAAPLILLALVLQVSVLGRLQLPGATPDLLLLVVVALALVFGPSAGCLTGFAAGLLADLAPPSDHAIGRYALVLCLIGYGAGLLGADPGRQRSVFAPLVVVAGAAVVSTLLYAGVGALVGDTAARHVGLPSLAATAFVYDLLLAPFVVPVVMLLARRLDPSSTGGEVTGPGLGTIARYRTTREPSAGPPGRRFRGTRP